A region of Nostoc sp. 'Peltigera membranacea cyanobiont' N6 DNA encodes the following proteins:
- a CDS encoding sulfate/molybdate ABC transporter ATP-binding protein, translating into MGIVVENVSKQFGSFKAVDEVSLEIKSGSLVALLGPSGSGKSTLLRLISGLEMPDSGKILLTGKDATYQSVQQRNIGFVFQHYALFKHLTVRQNIAFGLEIRKAQPKKIKGKVEQLLELVQLTGLGDRYPSQLSGGQRQRVALARALAVEPEVLLLDEPFGALDAKVRKDLRAWLRRLHDEVHVTTVFVTHDQEEAMEVSDEVVVMNKGRVEQVGTPSEIYDNPATAFVMSFIGPVNVLPSTSKIFQGSRFDAPHPQVFLRPQDVIFEKVANGATTPATVSRLVHLGWEIQVELTFDDGQVVMAHLTRDRFNDLELEAKQRVYVKPKDAKSFPVSYSI; encoded by the coding sequence GTGGGCATAGTAGTTGAGAACGTCTCCAAACAATTCGGGAGTTTCAAGGCAGTTGATGAGGTTAGCCTAGAAATTAAGAGTGGTTCGCTAGTTGCGTTGCTAGGACCATCGGGATCGGGTAAATCTACGCTACTACGGTTAATTTCAGGTTTAGAAATGCCTGATAGTGGCAAAATCCTGCTTACTGGTAAAGACGCTACATACCAAAGCGTGCAACAGCGCAATATTGGGTTTGTGTTTCAGCACTATGCTCTATTTAAGCATTTGACCGTCAGGCAGAATATTGCCTTTGGCTTAGAAATTCGGAAGGCACAGCCAAAGAAGATTAAGGGAAAGGTAGAACAGTTACTAGAATTGGTGCAATTGACTGGATTAGGCGATCGCTATCCATCACAACTTTCTGGTGGTCAAAGACAACGGGTAGCACTAGCAAGGGCACTGGCAGTAGAACCTGAAGTATTATTGCTAGATGAACCTTTTGGCGCACTTGATGCTAAAGTCCGCAAAGACTTACGGGCATGGTTACGCCGCCTCCATGATGAGGTTCATGTTACCACAGTTTTTGTTACCCACGACCAAGAGGAAGCAATGGAAGTCTCTGATGAAGTTGTGGTTATGAATAAAGGGCGCGTGGAACAGGTGGGAACACCATCGGAAATTTATGATAATCCTGCCACTGCATTTGTGATGAGCTTTATTGGCCCGGTAAATGTATTACCCAGCACCTCGAAGATTTTTCAAGGTAGCAGATTTGATGCGCCACACCCACAAGTATTTTTGCGCCCGCAAGATGTGATTTTTGAAAAGGTTGCTAACGGTGCTACTACGCCTGCAACAGTCAGCCGATTAGTGCATTTGGGCTGGGAAATTCAGGTGGAATTAACTTTCGATGATGGACAAGTGGTGATGGCGCATTTAACACGCGATCGCTTTAATGATTTAGAGTTAGAAGCAAAACAGCGCGTATATGTGAAGCCCAAGGATGCCAAGTCTTTCCCAGTGTCTTATTCAATTTAG
- a CDS encoding GNAT family N-acetyltransferase, with the protein MIDIRCETLPDYTVIAEVNTLAFGQENEAKLVEKIRHSDRYIPELSLVAEVENVIVGHILFSYIDLVGEEKLQVIGLAPLAIHPQFQRQGIGSKLVQAGLEIADTKKEAVVIVLGHPHFYNRFGFQASVNYEITSPFPVPEDVFMVKALQSYEKKYTGKVVYPTTFEGV; encoded by the coding sequence ATGATCGATATTCGTTGTGAAACTCTGCCAGACTACACAGTAATAGCTGAGGTAAATACATTAGCTTTTGGCCAAGAAAATGAGGCTAAACTTGTAGAGAAAATTCGCCATTCTGACCGTTACATTCCAGAACTTTCTCTGGTTGCAGAGGTTGAAAATGTTATAGTTGGTCATATTTTATTCAGCTACATTGATTTGGTGGGTGAAGAAAAACTACAGGTAATCGGTCTAGCACCTTTAGCAATTCATCCACAGTTTCAAAGACAGGGTATTGGCAGCAAACTTGTACAAGCAGGGTTGGAAATAGCAGATACAAAGAAAGAAGCGGTGGTTATTGTACTTGGTCATCCCCACTTCTATAATCGCTTTGGTTTTCAGGCTTCTGTTAATTATGAAATCACTTCTCCTTTTCCAGTTCCAGAGGATGTCTTTATGGTTAAAGCACTACAAAGCTATGAAAAAAAGTATACAGGTAAGGTTGTTTATCCAACTACTTTTGAGGGAGTGTAA
- the nrdJ gene encoding ribonucleoside-triphosphate reductase, adenosylcobalamin-dependent, protein MVRELEKKRQSAKFPETAPAANPVFFRTYSRRTKAGLRETWDEVCDRTLLGLVELGKLTQEEAATLDKMQRNLKAMPSGRWLWVGGTDWITKPKNFSGAYNCTSTNLEDWSAFGLMMDLAMMGCGTGAVLEPQFINQLPPIRNQLNITVKGEIGSTPVQQRREYTQTHIEGNNVTIHVGDSREGWVESYQTLLELSTDEQFSAEVKVLVDISDVRKAGETLNGFGGVANPVKLPVLYQGCASILNKARGRQLNSVECCLLIDQAAVTIVAGNIRRSAGMRQFIADDQQGATAKDNLWQQDESGNWRIDPERDALRMANHTRVFHRKPTLEECLNAVRKQYYSGEGAIQWAGEAVARSNIDLLPTQALKVEFLQAYEQGTAKEWLKERHSNLDANELEHRLQRYALNPCGEIIGANFHCVSGDTLLITRDGMHKIKDVIGDETEIWNGQKWSQVTPFKTGSERKLYRVKFADGTYLDATEYHRFFVKDRFDKEYKEVQTKDLMDVSRYAIHTEPFTIQHEDGLNIDPNYAYTLGIAVGDGTTDQNGNAKVRLYKQKATLSVIGSKSPERNYDYLPTFTDVTDLGFSGEFLKSLKTNPESLNVIASWNRQAILHFIAGLADTDGTNTHSNGIRIYISDYERAYRVQLLLTKCGIRSSLNLCAHKGSVTNYGVRSQDLYYLQITDCRQIPCQRLDVSKGCDAKHKGKWQIVRGVEELPGLHDTYCFNEPEYHKGVFGNTLTGNCNLSEVHLNQIDPRNYKEQEEAFTAGALSVAALLNHKFLEPRYQYSRELDPIVGVSFTGLFDFFVHAFGVDWLRWWEAGRPATPQGLAFKREEEKYLSSWKDIVHRVVWDYCDRHNLKRPNRCTTVQPSGTKALLTNASSGWHPPKAQRFIRRITFGKNDPVALACIDYGYNVIPSQSDKDEQGNLLNDPFDPRVSEWLVEIPVSVSWADLPGADEIDVSKFSVLAQFDFVLQVQRWYVTHNTSATLELRSDEIEPLAQKIYETIQSDRGYISAALLARFDDLQSFPRLPFEPIDKLTYERLNQEVKLRRKTDDFCAVLSRYDLGEMSEAGPSGCDSDKCMFPDREPSS, encoded by the coding sequence ATGGTTCGAGAGCTAGAAAAAAAACGCCAGAGTGCAAAGTTTCCCGAAACAGCACCGGCTGCTAATCCCGTATTTTTTAGAACCTATAGCCGCCGTACAAAGGCAGGACTAAGGGAAACATGGGATGAGGTATGCGATCGCACTCTCCTCGGCTTAGTCGAGTTAGGAAAGCTCACTCAAGAAGAAGCTGCCACACTGGATAAGATGCAGCGCAACCTGAAAGCTATGCCCAGTGGACGCTGGTTATGGGTTGGTGGCACAGACTGGATAACCAAGCCAAAGAACTTTTCCGGCGCTTATAATTGCACCTCCACCAATCTCGAAGACTGGAGTGCCTTCGGATTAATGATGGATTTGGCAATGATGGGCTGTGGTACTGGAGCCGTCCTAGAACCACAATTTATTAACCAGTTGCCCCCCATCCGTAATCAACTGAATATCACTGTAAAAGGTGAAATTGGCAGCACTCCTGTGCAACAGCGACGTGAATATACTCAAACTCATATAGAAGGCAATAATGTCACTATTCACGTTGGAGATAGCCGTGAAGGTTGGGTTGAATCATATCAAACCCTGTTAGAACTCTCCACTGACGAACAATTTTCAGCAGAAGTAAAAGTATTAGTTGATATCAGTGATGTTAGAAAAGCGGGAGAAACTCTCAACGGCTTTGGAGGAGTTGCTAATCCTGTAAAATTGCCTGTACTGTATCAGGGTTGTGCATCTATTCTCAATAAAGCTAGGGGAAGACAATTAAATTCAGTTGAATGCTGTCTATTAATTGACCAAGCCGCAGTAACAATTGTTGCAGGTAATATACGTAGAAGTGCGGGTATGCGTCAGTTTATTGCTGACGATCAACAAGGAGCCACTGCCAAAGATAACTTATGGCAGCAAGATGAAAGTGGCAATTGGCGAATCGATCCAGAGCGTGATGCACTTAGGATGGCAAACCATACCAGAGTTTTTCATCGTAAGCCAACCTTAGAAGAATGTCTGAATGCTGTCCGCAAACAGTATTATAGTGGCGAGGGAGCGATTCAATGGGCTGGTGAAGCCGTCGCGCGATCGAACATTGATTTGCTGCCAACACAAGCTTTGAAAGTTGAGTTTTTACAAGCTTATGAACAAGGAACAGCAAAAGAGTGGTTAAAAGAACGCCATTCCAATCTTGATGCTAATGAGTTAGAACATCGTTTGCAGCGATATGCTTTAAATCCATGTGGTGAAATCATAGGCGCTAACTTTCATTGTGTGAGTGGCGATACTTTGCTCATCACTAGAGATGGAATGCATAAAATCAAAGATGTTATCGGAGATGAAACTGAGATTTGGAATGGTCAAAAATGGAGCCAAGTAACACCATTTAAAACTGGTAGCGAACGCAAGCTGTATCGAGTCAAATTTGCAGATGGTACTTACTTAGATGCAACCGAATATCATCGCTTCTTTGTCAAAGACAGATTTGATAAAGAATACAAAGAAGTCCAAACAAAGGATTTGATGGATGTTAGTAGATATGCCATTCATACTGAGCCTTTTACTATTCAGCATGAAGATGGATTAAACATCGATCCAAATTATGCCTATACTTTGGGAATAGCTGTAGGAGATGGAACTACAGACCAAAATGGTAATGCCAAAGTTAGACTCTATAAACAGAAAGCAACTTTATCTGTAATCGGAAGTAAGTCTCCTGAAAGAAATTATGACTACTTACCGACTTTTACAGATGTAACAGACTTAGGTTTTTCTGGAGAATTTTTAAAGAGTTTAAAAACAAATCCAGAGTCACTGAATGTAATTGCTAGTTGGAATCGCCAAGCAATTCTGCACTTTATCGCTGGTTTAGCGGATACAGACGGCACAAATACACATAGCAATGGCATTAGGATTTACATCTCTGATTACGAACGTGCATATCGAGTGCAGTTATTACTAACTAAATGCGGTATCCGTTCTTCTTTAAATCTTTGCGCTCATAAAGGATCGGTAACTAATTATGGTGTTCGCAGTCAAGATTTGTATTACTTGCAAATTACTGACTGTAGACAAATTCCTTGCCAGCGTTTGGATGTAAGCAAAGGGTGTGATGCCAAACACAAAGGTAAATGGCAAATAGTTAGAGGTGTAGAAGAACTACCAGGTTTACACGATACTTATTGCTTCAATGAACCGGAATATCACAAAGGAGTATTTGGTAATACTTTAACCGGTAACTGCAATTTGTCAGAGGTTCACCTTAATCAAATAGATCCACGTAACTACAAAGAACAAGAAGAAGCTTTCACTGCTGGGGCGTTATCTGTTGCGGCACTTTTAAATCACAAATTCTTAGAACCACGCTATCAATACAGCCGTGAATTAGATCCGATTGTGGGAGTTTCCTTTACAGGTTTATTTGATTTCTTTGTCCATGCTTTTGGTGTTGATTGGCTGCGCTGGTGGGAAGCCGGAAGACCTGCAACTCCACAAGGATTAGCTTTCAAGCGCGAGGAAGAAAAATATCTCAGTTCTTGGAAAGATATTGTACATCGCGTGGTTTGGGATTATTGCGATCGCCATAATCTCAAACGTCCAAATCGCTGTACCACAGTCCAACCCAGTGGCACTAAGGCTTTGTTAACTAATGCTAGCTCAGGATGGCATCCCCCCAAAGCCCAAAGATTTATTCGCCGCATCACTTTCGGCAAAAATGATCCAGTAGCCTTAGCTTGTATTGACTACGGTTACAACGTCATTCCCTCGCAATCAGACAAAGATGAACAGGGCAATTTGCTCAACGATCCTTTTGATCCACGGGTGAGTGAATGGTTAGTAGAAATTCCGGTTTCTGTATCTTGGGCAGATTTACCAGGGGCTGATGAAATTGATGTTTCTAAGTTTTCAGTCTTAGCCCAATTTGATTTCGTCCTCCAGGTTCAACGCTGGTATGTGACTCACAATACATCAGCTACTTTGGAACTGCGTTCTGATGAAATCGAACCTTTGGCACAGAAAATCTACGAAACTATTCAGAGCGATCGCGGGTATATTTCAGCAGCCCTTTTAGCTCGTTTTGATGACCTGCAATCATTCCCACGTTTGCCATTTGAACCAATCGATAAACTAACCTACGAACGCTTGAATCAAGAAGTGAAATTACGGCGGAAAACTGATGATTTCTGTGCAGTCTTAAGCCGCTACGATTTAGGCGAAATGTCAGAGGCTGGCCCTAGTGGTTGTGATTCTGATAAATGTATGTTTCCCGATCGGGAACCAAGTTCGTAA
- a CDS encoding zinc-dependent alcohol dehydrogenase family protein, which translates to MKAYEIQSNGGINAIALIDRAEPKPTAGQVLIQVKATSLNYRDLLVAEGAYGAGQKYPLIPLSDGAGEVVAVGEGVTRVKIGDRVAGIFFQNWIYGSLTKEKMKSDLGGGIDGMLAEYVVLHQDGLVILPDYLSYIEGATLPCAAVTAWHALVTKGNIGVGDSVLLLGTGGVSIFALQFAKIHGARAIITSSSDEKLARAKQLGADETINYKTTPDWEKQVYQLTNRTGVDRVIEVGGAGTLPKSLQAVRIGGGISLIGVLSGRGSEIDPMPILFKSLTVQGIYVGSREMFEAMNQAMQQHQIKPIIDRVFGFAEAREAYSYLKSAAHFGKIVIGNS; encoded by the coding sequence ATGAAAGCTTACGAAATTCAAAGTAACGGCGGGATTAATGCGATCGCATTAATCGATCGCGCTGAACCAAAACCAACTGCGGGACAAGTTCTTATTCAAGTCAAAGCAACATCCCTAAATTACCGCGATTTACTCGTCGCTGAGGGTGCTTACGGCGCTGGACAGAAATATCCGTTAATTCCCCTATCTGACGGTGCGGGGGAAGTTGTGGCGGTGGGGGAAGGTGTTACACGGGTGAAAATAGGCGATCGCGTTGCTGGTATTTTCTTTCAAAATTGGATTTATGGCTCTTTAACCAAAGAGAAAATGAAATCCGATCTCGGAGGTGGTATTGATGGAATGCTGGCTGAGTATGTCGTATTACACCAAGATGGTTTGGTAATATTGCCTGACTATCTATCCTACATTGAAGGGGCAACTTTACCCTGTGCAGCAGTCACAGCTTGGCACGCACTAGTGACAAAAGGCAATATTGGCGTAGGTGATAGTGTTTTATTACTCGGTACAGGGGGAGTTTCGATTTTTGCTCTCCAGTTCGCCAAGATACATGGTGCAAGAGCGATTATAACTTCTAGCAGTGATGAGAAATTGGCGCGAGCAAAACAGCTTGGTGCTGACGAAACAATCAACTACAAAACAACACCAGATTGGGAAAAGCAAGTTTACCAATTAACGAATCGCACAGGTGTAGATCGTGTAATTGAGGTAGGCGGTGCAGGTACCCTGCCAAAATCGCTACAAGCAGTCCGCATTGGGGGAGGTATTAGCTTGATTGGCGTATTATCAGGTAGAGGAAGTGAAATTGACCCTATGCCAATACTTTTTAAGAGTTTAACAGTTCAGGGCATTTATGTTGGCAGTCGGGAAATGTTTGAGGCGATGAATCAGGCTATGCAACAGCATCAAATTAAACCAATTATCGATCGAGTTTTTGGTTTTGCTGAGGCACGAGAAGCTTACAGCTATCTCAAAAGTGCGGCTCACTTTGGGAAAATCGTAATTGGTAATTCATAA
- a CDS encoding glutathione S-transferase family protein, whose translation MAEIKVYSAVVCPYAHRTRLVLQEKGIDFDLIEIDLQNKPEGFTKVSPYGKVPAIAHGDNRIWESAVINEYLDEVFPNPPLLPSNPAARAQARIWIDFANTRFVPAFSTLLRSSDPQKQEEAKQELSKHLEFIENEGLAKLSGEGPYWFGESISLVDFTYFPWFERWAALKQYRGFGIPEGFTRVRQWKHALKERESVKAIAHSKEFYIERYAKFAAPTLAAV comes from the coding sequence ATGGCTGAAATCAAAGTATACAGTGCGGTTGTTTGTCCTTATGCTCACCGTACCCGGTTGGTACTCCAAGAGAAGGGCATTGACTTCGATTTGATTGAGATTGATTTGCAGAATAAGCCTGAAGGTTTTACCAAAGTTTCTCCTTATGGTAAAGTACCTGCGATCGCTCATGGCGATAACCGAATTTGGGAATCAGCAGTAATTAACGAGTATCTCGATGAGGTATTTCCTAATCCACCACTGTTACCCAGCAATCCTGCTGCTAGGGCGCAGGCTCGGATCTGGATCGATTTTGCTAATACTAGGTTCGTTCCTGCTTTTTCTACCCTCCTGCGGAGTTCAGATCCTCAAAAACAAGAAGAAGCTAAACAGGAACTATCCAAACATCTGGAATTCATTGAAAACGAAGGTTTGGCAAAGCTATCTGGGGAAGGACCTTACTGGTTTGGCGAGTCTATTAGTTTGGTGGATTTCACCTATTTCCCTTGGTTTGAGCGCTGGGCTGCACTGAAGCAATATCGTGGCTTTGGGATACCAGAGGGATTTACCCGTGTACGCCAATGGAAACATGCTTTGAAAGAGCGTGAATCTGTGAAAGCGATCGCTCACTCTAAGGAATTCTACATAGAGCGATATGCTAAATTTGCTGCGCCTACTCTCGCTGCTGTTTAA